ACTCTGAATccaaatagtttatttttgttgtcagctttttcttctctttatttttttttttgcagttttcgagaaaaaataagagaaaagataataaattttttattctgtttgtgtacttttttaacaaaactgtcaAATACAAATACCGATTGACTCGATGATCAACTTAATCAAAgaccgcaagtaattttgaattctgagaaaaaagttatggatttTTCTACACTatacccaaattcactcttaaaatacacatgatttttcacttaaaaacaaggatcctgTGATTtgttccattcaagtgcgacatatacatttcacttggcagtcacttaaatttcaagtgaattcatccacattcacttcagtcgtcacttgaactTGAAGTTAGCGccgcaaattctaaagagcagcgcttcaagcttatgctggatttggattttcccaattctttactggGCGATGTCATTTcatttgtgttaaacgtgatttaagaaaaagttatttaaaggtgttatcatgtttcagcttgtgggttggacTGGACAGATtctctggtttgcagcagggaagattcagaagtcgcactatccgcagtaaccgatctgccttgggattacgatggaatttttcaatcaataaatttacggtgaaagcgtaatgtaagtactTAAAATagaagtggtgttctataaaaTTCACTTGAccagtcacttaaaattcaattgaaattacgtatggcgaaaATTCACTACCTATATCACTtactttttaagtgaaaattatattcagtgtatttgtttgtttttttgccaaacctgcaaaaagaggaatttaaactaaactgaatctttgttattttttacacCGTCAGTAAAATCATGTCGCAGACTTCAACAAAGTagttgaatgatttaaaaatttttatatccAATATTCAATGACTTTCTTCAATGATGTCAGAAGAAATTGTAATCTTATTTTTGGAATATCTATAAATtgaagaattcaatttttttaaagcgttgtatctctgaTACAAGAATATGTTGGCAATATCCGAGTCCTTGATTGAAGGGTCAGCTTTTGGATTTCATGTAGGTTTATGTTTTAATCAGTTATAAAAGATCAATTTTACCTAAaactgataaatttaaaaatttccacacgcaAGTAGAAcacaaaatctgtgaaatgctttgaattcaggacgccaaaatcttactaaaccagttattgaaacataggcacGAAAAACAAGATCCCTTGTGTAATCGTTACAAACTTTCTGGTttgaatcacagaattacaAGTCACAGAATTACATGTTATGACATGTTGAAAAGAAATCTATAATCCTTTCCTTATTTCCTccattaatcaagaacaaaaatagtTCTCTCttaatcatacaattttaactttacttttaatgaaaaattatgacCTAACTAACTCCTATCTTacgtttttccaataaaaaaaaacattgcatcCATGCCTTTAAAAGAACTCAATATAAAGCTTAAAACCTACAAAAAAGTCTACTATCTGGTTGATTATAGGACAACAACGGCAAACAAGTGACGTGCATAGTTGATTAAGTTATGGATGTATCATTTATTTTGGTTTAGTAGactgtttttaatgaaaattaacaaTCTATCGTAGAGAAAAATCgtgaattaaattcaaattgaaataagctttgcgggccgcacaaacatgtctcgaggTCAATAAAAATGTCTTATCTATACAGATTTTCGTAGAACCaaagttgttttgattataaaattgagCCTTTGAGAATTTTCCAgtgcaaaaaatttttgttctagAGGGTTAAGTGTAAAACTGCCCTTTCATACATACCGCGGATTCTCCAATGTCTTCTCTTTTTGTGTTCTTGAATCCATTTTTGAATAAACTCATATTTCTCTcaactttttataattttctacaAGTTTGCTCCTGTTGTACTTTTGAGagtatttttttcttgctaTAAATTTATATATAATCTATAATATATAATCTTCCGAGGCGCCTGTGAGAGGCCCTCGAGCCCTGCTGCCGGAGACATTTAGTCTTATAACAACAATGACCTCTTTCGATAATGTGGAATTTCGATAATTACTCAATCGCGGATTTCACGTAAAGCACGactattttgttgttgtttatgtaaaacaaaacatttgagAATACAAATCTAACCTTGATGATGTTAACTTTTCCGGTGAAGCCGCAGTTGTAATTGTTTAAAAcaagaaatagtttttttcccCCTTATTCTTCGATAATGTCATTTGCAATCCTTCTAGATTAATGTTGTTCCATAACATACAAATAATAAACATTCTGTCTGCTGCTGaagtttccattttttaatacaataaggccagaaaattatcaaattctcTTTCGTCAACCTTcagctgtagtttcatcagattgaCCAGGccagtttaccataaaaccttaaatgttaatcatgaaaaataacaggtttctcgctgattccattaatccttctgtttctaagaactaaagtcgtttttgtgaacttttcatctaacaaatgacgaaaaagcttgtttgctaccatttgaatgaagaaaaacatcattcgaagccataggttagtgtatttttgagaaagaatgacatgaGCAATCTTACCCAGCTAGTGCGTCTTGTGCAGTTTTCCCTTAATACTTTTCTAAAAGTGAAATCCAGCCATTTGCTTAAACACAGTCGAACCCGGCTTATCCTAGCTCCAGGTTTCCGAGCTTCCTCATTATGCAAGCCAACATGTTAATACAAGTTCCATGTATTTATTGAGCTTTGCGCCCAGATTATATGCAAAACCAGAACAAAATGATAGGGGTGTCAATGAAATTCGTGTAACCCGAGGTTTCCGATAATCCGAAGTGGTCCTTCCCCCGACTATCTCGGATTAGTGGGGTTCTACAGTCCATCCAATATTCATAACGGTTTCTTCGACGATTCGAACaaaacttataccgtatttgtttatgccgagtggtgcactagtgttgcactggtgcaccactaggtgctgtcaaactgtttgtttattcggacggtgttgcactgattttgacctggtgttgcactgccatcgggcggtggtgccccgaaaattttgtcagtgttgcgagagagcgtgtgagtgagtgaggtagcaatacactggcgacgatttgtgtttgtttttgtcggatacggtggaacactgatcgaggggaggaaacaaatacggtattagaacggcaataagcgcctttgagtatgcaatgcaACAGCAAGTTCCTTAAGAATGTTAAGAAAAGCtgaattgtaactttttttaaagattagtgtattttaaaaataatatatcaATGGCTATGTTAaagtcttataaaaaaaaagactgaaCAATTATGGCAGAAATGTTTTGGTTTTGTACTTAAATGAATGTATGTGGATTGGTTTTCTTtactttttagaaaaataatcgcACGAACTCTTTTTGCCGTTGCAAAATATGGTAGCCCTAGACTAACCTAAATATATTTCTAAACTTAAAACGCCTACCGATAGGCAATCGATAGACTTAGATTGAATGTTTTACgttaactattaaaaaaaaacatatttcaacgaTATActgaaaatcatataaaaaatttcgttagatttgaaattatttattggTATCTCAATAAGTTTATTGGAATTACATACAAGTTTCTCAAGACTAGACATGTGCTGTCACCCTCAAACCGTGGTCTTGTCCCCGTACTCAAGGTGTGTATAATCACAAACTTAAACTCTGCGCACCCCCTCGAAAGACAGACAACGAGATTTTAAAGCTCTTGATCAAACATTCATGCTAGAGCTACACCCGCATCTTCCGCATCGGAGAATCCCAACTTCCATCCAACAACCGGCCAAGGAGAAGAAACAACATCAACCAACATCATTCCGGTTGAGGTATGTGTATCTTCAAAGTGTTTACCTAAAGCATGAGTTGAgcttacacaaaaataaaacaacgtCGTTCGGAACTGGAGCCTACTTCTATTCCTTCGAAGAGCCTCaacataataacaaaaataataatgggGTAGGAGCGGGTACTGTTTGGGTATGGACACAATCAATATAGGTGTATGTATCTATGCCAAGAAGAAAGTGGATTATTCCATCTATGAAGGAAACATATTTTGTATCCAACACACACCGGTGCGGGATGAAACCAAGGGTACTTTTTTCCTGAAGTATCTTTCTCTATGCTTTTTGAACCGTTTCGTTTTTTGACAGAGTCAAGTGGAAATTGAAAGGAGAAAAGGAAGGAGACAAAGATCGCTGTAAAATCATGGTGATCAAACAGCACTTGAAAACTGTCCGTTTAGGAAAGCAGAAGGAGATACGCATGGCAAAAGAAAGGAGCCAACCCATTCAACGGACCAAACGAGTGCCAGTGCCAGTGTGTTTGGATAACAAACGTATCCAAATAACTAAATAAATACATTTAAATACACTCTCGCTCGACTCGGACGACAAACAACCGAGCAAAGATTCACATCGAGCCAATCCCTCCACACATGATGTTGGGCCATCATACTTAGATGAGAAATCGCTCTGCCGCATGAAGATGGTGGGGAAAACAGGTGGTTTGCGTAGGAGACTCAAGCAAAGGTAGAGGAGCTAAAATACCACCCAAATAGCCAAGTTTGCCAGAAGCTTGGATGGCGCATATGTTATGTGTCGATGTTGTGTTTGACAAATGAAGATTGTAGGGGGTTTGGGCATTTTCCTGCACCTTTGTCACACGTGCAGTGTGAGTTTCAGGAAAAAACATTCTATTGCATGAACTCCTTTTTTTATACATGTTCACTTTCAGTTGCATTTCAAGTTTAGCCTATCGGTAGGCGCTTTTAATTAATTATTGAGCTTTAACCAATTTCTGCCGGTCGCCATAAAAGAatttctatacatttttttttttcaataaaaagggCTTCGACTGAAAAATTCACACACTCTTTGAAGGGCAACCCCTGTTCAACAAGATTGAATTGGACCACACTCAGAAGAAAAACCTCCGTTCCCCTTACAGTAGGTACGGGTTTAATCTGATAGGACGCTTTTAACACCTCTCGAGTGTGTActtggttttgtttttcttccatcATTCAGCTTCACCACCTCTTTCTCCTCGATTGAACTGCACTTACCAATGAATTGCAGAAGCATATATGTAGGTACCTTTTGCAAAATTCTATAGGCAGGCATtctattcttttattttaagagcAACACAAAACTGGAGCGCTCAACAATACCAAACACTCAAAGGCCTAAAGGGGAAAGTCGAACGGTTTTTGTTACTTTAGGAGAGATTGATTTCAGAAACCGTAGATACCTTACCATGTGAGTGAGCGCGCTAAAATTGATGAATGAAGTTGAATTCCCCCCTCAATTCTGCGAAAGGTGTGACAATCGCTGATGTTATTGTTTTCGGGCCCCCTTTTCATTTCGTCTCGGTAGCATACGCATTATTCTAATGGATGCATTTTCCCCTTTCTCGTTACAGCTGCACCATCCGAAGCAGATCCATTACCCGAGCGGTTATCCGATGCCCCGGTCACCGCCGCTGTTCATTTGCTCCTCGCCAGGGCCGGATCCGTACCGGTCCCACGACAACGTGTACGAAGAGCTGGAACATCCGAGGGACACCGATTCGGAGCCGCCGGTCCAGTCCGATGACGATTTCGCCGAGGATGAGCTGAGTCTGCCCGGAGAACGGTCGTTCCATAAATCATCGTCCGATGGGGGCGTCGGTGTCGGCGCAGGTGGCGGCAGCACGACGGTGGCCACAATCTACCATGACCGCAGTGCCGCAAGTAGTAATGGTACCGGTACCAACAGCGGCAGCAACACGGATCCTTATATGGAGCGGAATCGAACGGAACGGAATTCGCTGCTTTCGTCGTCATCGTCAGGGAATGACAATAACCTAAGGCAGGTGGCGGGGGGAGCGGCCGGCAGTTCCAGCAGTTCCGGCATCACAAATTCTAGTGGTGgcaacaataacaataataataatactaatAGAAACTCCAACTCCAGCTCGGAATGTGCGAGCAGTGCGAGTGGGAACAATAATAGTGGCAACAATGCTGCTGCCGGAACCAATAATAGCGCCGGTGGAATGTTCCGTTCTAGGAAGCAACAAGCCGCAACGCTCGGAAGTGGGCGAGGAGGTAATAAGCACTTGAccaccagcagcaacagcacgTGTTCGCCGACGGAGGCCTCCAGTAATGCGGCAATGGCCATGATGGCGATGCCGTATGACGAGCGAGCCATGATGACATTGCCGCCATCGTACCAAACGGCTGCTGCTGCCGGACCGACAACGGCCGGTTCCAATCATTTGAATAGCCTCAACAACAATAGTTTTGTGAATAGCAATAGtctgaataataataataacaatagtaCGCGAAGCAATTACTACAGCACCATCGAGGACGATTGCGATCCGGTCGAAAGGCGGAACCGAATCAACACGCAACTGTCCGCGTCGGCTGCCTCGATGAATGGCGTCGGCACGCCGCCGGGAGTTTCGACTATCTTCCGGAACGGGCGACCACCGTACAACAACAATGGCGTCGGCCACCACAACCATCACAATCATCACACTTCCAATCGATCCCGGACGAATCCACGCTCCCTGGATAGGCGGCGGTACATCCAAAGCAACAacgtcaacaacaacaacggcgGTCCGGCAAGCAATCTGGCCGTTATATCCAGCCAGGACCCCTCGCAGTACATCTATCACGAGCCGGTCTTTCACGAGGGACTCATCTACGATGCCTGCCTATCCTACAGCGATCGAAGCAGCGGAAGTGGCAGCGCTGGTCCCGCCTATCCTTACATCCTACCCCAGTTCACCACCTTCCGGAACCATTCGGGTGGCAACGGCGTTGGACCTACTGGCCACCCTCAAGCCATCTACTCTCGGGACAGTAGTTTCGGCTCGGATTCCGGCTACAGTCAGCACACGCAGGCATCCAATCGAAGCACCGGATGGTGCCGGCCTCGATTGTTGACTCCGCAGCAGCAAAAATCCACACCAACCCAACAACTCCAAGCGTTGCAGCAACACCAGCAGCCCCAATCCCTCGGCGACGCCCAAACGGCCGGAACGGACTCTTGAGAACAGGCTTCCCCTGGGCCGGTTCCGGCAGTGATCGCTACCACAACGAAGAAAACCACAGTCATATCGCAGCTCGTATACGGGAAAATTCTAATCTAATGAAGCGCGTCCCCTTCTTTCTTCTACTAAGAAAAACAAATGTACTTCTACCTTGAGACCGGGACTCAAATAAAACTTCCCGAAAAACGAACGCGCCCTATTGCTGCACCTTTTCGCGTAGGCTAAGAGACCAACAaatgtgattttaattttagtaatcGGCCGTCGGCCGCCCCTCTTATTCTAATTGATTAATTTAATCCTGTAAATAGTTCCCCATCCCCTCCCCCCCATGAAAATATCATAAGTTTGTAAGAACTACCCCCAAAACCCTCGATTGTAAGTGTGTGAGAGTGAGAGTCACTTTTGTAAATTATCGTCCCCCTCAATCAATCCATCACGCTTTCCGGCGAAAGACTGTTACCTATTCATAAGTTCGAGTACCCTTTTTAGAAGAAGAACCTCTCTACCCTAAACTCTGACTataagttaaagaaaaaaaaatctttagataAACGAAATGAAAAGATTAAACAAAGATCGAGCTACACAGACACTAGTAGTAGgagtatcaaattttgaaatcattagctgagcagacaaaaaaaaaacaatttgaatacaGTAACAATTTAGAGGAATCAGGATGGTATTTTacacaaagaaaaaataaccttTCAAAGGTGAACTAGAATTTAGGTACTTAGAGCAGCAGCAACTAAAAtctaaagaacaaaaaaaaaagttactaagAGCACAAATCTGAATCCTAGAACGAGTGCCGTCTTCGCGAAAAAGTTCCGCCCTCGGCTGCGTCAAAACGCGCCCTTGGGTAGGCAACGGAAATCACAGAAGCGAAAACCTAGAAAGAAGTTGAGAGTGATAAATTAAACAACACCTTTCCCCGTAAAATCGTAAATTGTTAAATAGAATTCGATGGAACCTTATAGATTCCCACAAAGAACACAGAACGTACTCTAGCGGTTGTAATTAAAATTTAGGTGAAATTTCCCGGACCTCCCAGAAACGCCGATGTTTCGGAAGGAGTCCGAATTTGTATAGCATGAAAAacggaaaacaaaaagaaaacaaaatcacaACAAACCAAACGGTTGGAGTTAGTCGAAGCGACTTATTTATATTCGTTCCGGTGTTTGAGATAATTTGGATGAATTTGATTGCAAGGAATTGTGGATTTTTGGATTTATTAAGATTATTAAGTTAATTATcccaatgtttgttttttttta
This sequence is a window from Uranotaenia lowii strain MFRU-FL chromosome 3, ASM2978415v1, whole genome shotgun sequence. Protein-coding genes within it:
- the LOC129755038 gene encoding uncharacterized protein DDB_G0283357, whose protein sequence is MWEMLDSDLECGGNECGGPGPPPEFRIPPPPRPPFLAELANCNEDGPGSGLIGGPVAALMGPGGAFPTAADGGDMCDAIPILDTSYHNSPSFQTSLMIVLCSVLLLLVIFISSLLVWKHKRKVQNFLPCKTPTRGGPPHHLDATGVVSGAHSVTYEDPDVHLGHHPLVMRHHHHHHHHNMELHHPKQIHYPSGYPMPRSPPLFICSSPGPDPYRSHDNVYEELEHPRDTDSEPPVQSDDDFAEDELSLPGERSFHKSSSDGGVGVGAGGGSTTVATIYHDRSAASSNGTGTNSGSNTDPYMERNRTERNSLLSSSSSGNDNNLRQVAGGAAGSSSSSGITNSSGGNNNNNNNTNRNSNSSSECASSASGNNNSGNNAAAGTNNSAGGMFRSRKQQAATLGSGRGGNKHLTTSSNSTCSPTEASSNAAMAMMAMPYDERAMMTLPPSYQTAAAAGPTTAGSNHLNSLNNNSFVNSNSLNNNNNNSTRSNYYSTIEDDCDPVERRNRINTQLSASAASMNGVGTPPGVSTIFRNGRPPYNNNGVGHHNHHNHHTSNRSRTNPRSLDRRRYIQSNNVNNNNGGPASNLAVISSQDPSQYIYHEPVFHEGLIYDACLSYSDRSSGSGSAGPAYPYILPQFTTFRNHSGGNGVGPTGHPQAIYSRDSSFGSDSGYSQHTQASNRSTGWCRPRLLTPQQQKSTPTQQLQALQQHQQPQSLGDAQTAGTDS